The window CAAGTCGAGGTATCTACAGTTTTTCACTGCGGCGGCTTATTGTTATGCGTCCTCAAGGACAACTCGAGGCTCTTGGTGTGGAATCCTTATTTGGGGCAAACAAGATGGATAGGACCCAATACAAGTTTCCACAGACTGGACAGGTATGCTCTGGGATACGACAGCAACCGTAACcaccacaaaatcttgaggtttgTGGATAATTGCATCCATTCAATACACTATTTCGGGTTCGAGATCTATGACTTTGGGTCTAACTCATGGAGGGTTCTAGACGTCAGACCCGACTGGGAGGTAGAATTCTATCAGCGTGGCGTGTCTTTGAAGGGAAATGCTTATTTTTTCGCTCATGAGAAGATAGGGCTTGACTTTTTTGATCCCGTACCAATAGAATGCAGCGGTGAAATGGACgaggaagaagttgaagatttcttactctgttttgattttacaacagagagatttggaccgcGTCTGCCTATTCCGTTTCACTCTTATATTGAAGATACTGTGACCCTCTCATGTGTTAGAGAAGAACAGCTCGCCCTGCTATTTCAGCGGGGTGGAGACTCAATTGAAACATTGGAGATTTGGCTTACCACTAAGATTGATCCTAGTGCTGTGTCTTGGAGCAAGTTTTTTAAtgtggatatgagaccactacTCACTGGTTTTGATGCTGTTCGGTTTGACCACAGTTTTGGGAgcttcttcattgacgaggaaGAGAAACTCGCCGTGGTTTTCGAAGTAGACGGATTTCGACACACCGAGACTCCCTGGTACCACACTGCTTTTATCATCGGAGACGACGGTTTCTTTAAATCTGTGAGTCTCGGAGAAGCTCCCAATGTCTATGCCGGCGAACCTGGCCTTTTCGGATATATTCCGCAGATATTTCTTCCCCCCCTTGTGTGCTCCTCTTCTTATCTCCCAAGCTTAGTGCAAATCAACCACCAACCGCGCAAAAGGAAAGTAATAGATGAGGAAATCTAATTGCTAgtcaatcatcatcttcactacGCTTCTAGTTTGTTCACTTTGCTATTGATTTCGACTtttcatgttctgtttttaaaaaaaaattgataaacaactgtctctttaaaaaaaaaaaaaaatttgataatgtCACTTCCAATTGCGAAATAAACAACTGAGAATTGCACCATCCGCAAGCATCGCATGGACTAATTAAGACAGGATCATGTGAGGCTTGGCTTCAACCATTCCAAACTATTTACTTTTGATTGGACATATCCATCATCTGATCCGACCATTCCGAAGAAAAAGGATTGTGTAAGTTTCAGATTTATTGATCACGGCGGGAGTGTGAACACCCTACTTTTCTCCCAGCCAAATATATTTCTCGTAATCTCGTTGGCTTACATCATTTGTTCATAGTTTTACTtgattttttcatgttttattctagattggttttgttctttggtCAGGATTCATACTGATTTCTGGTGTACTTACGTTTTGCGATCATAACCTGTAGATATGTTGTTCTTCGCGGGATCTAATCAAGCATGTATCTGCACCATGTTGAtgatttggagtttttttttttttcctcttaacTTGTCTCAAGATTTCTCATAATGATGCATATAATTTCATAGTCACAACTAGAAGGAGCAAAAGTCCACTCTAAGAGACGTCAAGTTTAAGTTCAACAACAGGAACTAAGGCTCATGAATACGCAAGTCAAGTTTAGAATACATCAGAGATTTTGAGTATTAGAGAAGATTAGTCTCTCTTACTCTTAGACAATCAcagggaagaagaaaaatgtgatATGGTGAGAGAAGTTTTTGCAGATTTACAGGTCTAAagttgttaagaaaaaaaaggccCAGGAAGTAAGCCCAATTTAGGCTTGCTGCGTGTGTTTGACTCATGATCAAGTCAAACATAACTCGAATCTTATTGGTTAATGAGAGATCGACGGTTGGGTTTACTCGCTTCAGATGAGCgtgatatcaattttttttctttctcactttcttgtattttgttatttgactAGCGCCACCGTGGGCGACCCAAGACTCCGAGGCAAATTGAGGAGGAGTAATCATCGGAGAGACGAACTTCTTCTCGGGGGAAGGAGGTTTCGATTTTATCATTACAAagttaggatttagggtttgggTTCATTCGGATTGGATTCTGCCAAATAAATGGGCCGATCATGGAGTTGCTCTGATGCGTTTTCTTAAGCACCTCCATCGCGATACACTGCTTCACGGAGCTTGATTTTGGAAGGCGTATGGTTCGGTGAGTTTTTCTTATGTTCATTTGGTTCAGCATTGAGAAGAACAGTTGTATGCGTATTTGTATGCCTGTTTGATTCGTCATGAAATCATCGCATGAGGTAAGAAAGAATCCTTTGGGTTCTCCTTCTgggaagaagagtaagaagctTGCTGCAATATGTGAGGaggaatacaaaaaaaaccatggaGAGTCGATAGATTGAGATGGTGGGTGGTTAGCTTGTGCTGACTCTGAACTTAGGCGGAGCTCTAGAGTCAGGAAGATACCGTCCATCTTAGACGCTTCTCTTGCTCCTCCAAAGAAAAGGCAGCGTTCTAATAATCACGGGGATAGGAGGTCTAGTAGTATAGAGAGAGTAACTAAGGAGGAGAAGGGTGATTTGGATACCCCGGATGGTTGGAAATCCAGGTTGAGGTCAAGGAGGAGGAACGTCGGTATTTGGATACCCCGGATGGTTGGAAATCCAGGTTGAGGTCAagtattttatctttaattattaGGTAATATCCTGTGGATATGCACAAATTGTtgtattaattatgttaatttattttagtttatgtaataatcataaaactatgaaaattttctaagaagattttttttaaaaaagatttttaaaatggtatttcAGAAACTGGTATcgaaaaagatgtatttttaaaattctcattaaaaatacatatataacaaacaaatttcctaaatgtcaataatatacatattttattctaatcataaaagtttattatgatattcaaaatttacctaaatcatttaataactaaattgtaaaaaattattttaaagtatcaatcaaatatatttcctataaaatcatatgaaatgcaattaaaaatctcaaatattaatttaatttttaatctcttttatattcaccttaatttaagctatatttctaggttaaattttaatgatttcCTTTTTGTAGTATaattttggaaatggaataccaaattggtttttttatatagatatgAGACGACTACTCACTGGTTTTGATGCTGTTCGGTTTGACCATAATTCTGGGAGCGGGTACTTTcataattttggtattttttaaaaacagttagatagtttttaaaattgtaattttttttggacaatttcaactaactaattaaaaattacatattcaAGAAGAATTCAGGTATCTCATCTAAATTTCTTAGCGAATCTCTATTCTGATGGATATGGGACAAGGGAGACGGAATGAGTATTAGAACATGTGAGATAATCAGAGtaaataatagagaattagagatggatcatttcaacttcatgttgtagaaaataatgaaaaataatctaaaatagacaatggagataaacattttaaaacattaaaaaaaaaaacaatgtaaggtatacatatcatacaaactctacaattaaaatttagaattaaatgtttacaataatatttaaattgatttttttaacctATCCAAcagcaataacaaaaaaaacattaaaaaagaaaaatatgagaaataatGGAAAAGTAAGACGATGAAAGAATGAAAGATTAAGAAAATGATTATACGAAAAGAAGTGatgaaaaatcatatttaaaaaaaatgagagttataattataatttattgttttgttttaatataattaattaatataattgagTGCAGAAATATAGTTAATggataaattatataattttagttttataacaaaatgtgagttaaaatgtttaaggaaataaaaattgttaaaaaaaaataaagattttatcCGTATGGGCGCCAATCGGTGTGTGTGGTTTTAGAGATTTCTCTTCCAAAATTTCTGAATTTGTTCGTCTGAAACCAAATCGAAATGCGTTGTGTGAATTGCGTcggttgttcttcttcttggtcacgGCCAAGCACAGCTTATAACCGTGTCTCCTTCGGTGGTCACCTTTCATCTGGATTCTATCGATGTCCTTTATCTTTCCGTTCCTCTTGCGATGCGAACAAATACAACTTGGTCGTGTCTTGCTCCTCCACATCTGGACCGTCCGATTCGAATCCCGAACCATCTTCAAATCGAAGATCTTACAGCCGTAGATGGCACAACCCTCTTCCCCGTCGTCGACATCCCGATCAAATGCCGTCTTCTCGGATTGTTCGTGATTGGATCGATTCAGATAGTACAACTCCACTTTCCCAAGGTAGCATACTATATATTCTACCATGAATTGTGCACCAAGCTTTGTGGAAGAACTATTTAGGGGTTTAGTTTTGTATACAGTAGGTTTGAGTTTCTTCTATTGCGGATGCCTTTTGTTCTTACTAGTAGTGTGTTTTGTAGATTCAGAGAGATTCACTGTAGTGTCATACAACATACTGGGAGATAGAAACGCATCACATCACAAAGATTTGTACACCAATGTGTCTTTCCCTTACCTTAAATGGGGCTACCGCAAAAGGCTAATATGCGAGGAACTCATTCGTCTCAATCCAGACATTATCTGTCTGCAGGTGATGAActtttccttgtctttttctCGATTTGACTTCTCGGAGTTGAGTgttaattgttgattttttgcTTGTGGATCCGTTGTAGGAAGTAGACAAGTATTTTGATCTTTTCAGCATGATGGAGAAAGCTGGATATGCTGGCTCCTACAAGGTTGATGTATTTCCTTTGTTCTATGAATTTTTCTgtggtttataaaaaatgaatgaatTGCATGACGTATATAAAACATTGTTGGttggttttatttatacttttcgCTCTGAAGCCTCAGCAAAAAGTTGTGTTTCTATAGAAGGACTACAAAATATAAAGCTTTGCAATGGCAGCGGCGAACTGGAGATAACATTGATGGGTGCGCAATGTTTTGGAAGGCCGACAGGTAGCACTTATTGCTTGACTCGATTTGTGGTCTTAGTGTGAAGAGGAAACAACAGTTTTTCAACTCAGCGTTGTTTAagatttatcttctttttttgacaagGTTTCGAGTTTTGGAGAGGGAAAACATTGAGTTTAGCCAGTTTGGTATGTGCGATAATGTTGCACAGCTTGCAGTTCTTGAGGTATCATTTCTTTTGAATGTTTTATGAACTTTTTTCATGTGTGTGCTTAGGTGATTTCCTTTCTTGATCCAATTTTTTGGTGGTTCTTGTCAGCTGCGGAAGTTGAAGTCAAGAAAGATACTGCTGGGAAACATTCACGTGCTTTATAACCCAAATAAAGGAGATGTGAAGCTGGGTCAGGTAAGTCTCCACATTTCAGTTGGTATATATATCCTCTACACGAGCATTTGACAGTCATGGAAGTTTACAAAATGTTGATCTGTCCCTTTAAGTCTTCATCAGTTCTTTGTACCGGATTCATGTTTTTCCCTGTTTCTTTTGATGGTCTTTTTTGTTAAACTAGTGATTTGTACTGAATCTCAGATTCTCAGTCAAGAGATACTCACTAGCATGTCTCCATATGTCTTAAGACATGTCTGAGTTACTAGTATTTTTCATGAAATGTTTCATTAGTATTTGTCCAAATGCGCATGACAACGTATTGAATTCATAGGTTTATATCCTGATTCGTTCATATGGCTTATTCTTGACTGATAGATCCGTTCACTCTGCTCAAAGGCACACTTGCTCTCTAAGAAATGGGGTGACATTCCCATTGTTCTAGGTGGGGATTTCAATAGCACTCCTCAGGTACACATCTTTTCAAATGAACCCATCCACTTTGGTATTGTGTATTTGCGTATCTCATTATTTGGTTTTATCCAATCACGTGCAGAGTCCATTGTACAGCTTTTTGGCATCCTCTGAGGTATGCCCATTTACTGTCTTGCTTCAGTCAAACTACACATGTGTCCGCTTGTAGTTTCTTAAACCGGATTATGTTTCTATCTGACAGCTAAATATCATGGAACATGACAAAAAAGAGCTGTCTGGCCAGAAAAGTTGTCGTCCAACCCAAGTTCTTGAGACCGGAAGCAAATCTAGTAATACAGTAACTTTCAAAAGCAGGTTAAGATTATTCTTCTGAAGATTTTATTAGCTCTACACTCGTTAATGGTTGTCTAGTGACTGCCTGGTGAAATAGCATTGTGCTCACTTATTGTTGAATCTGTAGCTCTTGGACCAACGAAGAGATCCGTGTTGCGACCGGGCAAGAGAACTCTTACTGGGCTGTACATCCACTTAAACTCAATAGCGCATACGCCTCAGTTAAGGTAACAAACAAAGCTTTATTGTCTATATGTATGACAACAACTAGCTAGTGAAATTATCAGTCTTAAATATGATAATGTTTTCATTGTACACAACAGGGCTCAGCAAATAATACCAGGGACTCTGTTGGTGAACCTCTAGCAACCTCGTATCACTCGAAATTTCTTGGAACGGTTGATTATCTCTGGTAAAACATTTTACATAAACCCAAAACTTGAAAGTGACTAATTTAACAGGTTGGTTGATGAAATTAACTAGTAGTTGTAAACGTACGTGTGGTCTGGTTTAGGTACTCTGATGGTCTTGTACCTGCAAGAGTTCTTGATACTCTTCCCATTGACGTTCTCTGCAAAACCAAATGCCTTCCTTGTAAAGTATGTTTTGTTATCTACAGTTTTAAGTTTCGTGACTAGAATCTTATGTTAAACGCATTAAGAGCCTACTTCATCTTTGGTTTTGTAGGAACTAGGAAGCGATCACTTGGCACTTGTTTCTGAGTTTTTCTTTGATCCGAACGGTTGAAAGCACCTAAAAAGCCAGCTTAGTTTTTTGCTTATGgtttacaaatatttgtctGTGTTTACAAATTACCCGAGTTATGGTACGATACCAAACCGACTTCTCCGTAAATAATTGAAATTTGGATAATTAGAAATTCAGAATCAAATAGTCAGCTTTTAAAATCCGGTCACTATGTATTAAACCGACTTTTTTATAACGTAATTGAAAGTGAGATAACCATAATTTGTTCCAGATTACTCTGATTTCTGGATATAAACCGAACCGGAGATAAGCTCGGTTTTAACTGAACCAGTCGGTACGATTCTAATTTGGTTCCAGTAAATGGAAACGAGATGTCAAAAGCTTCTCGAGATTGTGTAAGAGCTGTAAGAATTGGAatcgaaagaagaagagagaagaaagtgaagaaatgGCGTTGAGCTCGTTGACATGGGGTTACGCACGGATCATAGCTGGTACACTTGTCGGCGGGGCTCTAGGATTCTACGTAATGCATCGCATCGAAGTTAGCTACAAGGTTAGTTTTTTCGACTTCGTCTTCTCTCTTAAGAAAGCGTTTGTGGTCGACCTTAAGACTGTTGGGTTTATAACGCAGATGAAGATGGAGGAAGCGTTGAAGCAATACGAGAAGGAAAAGCTGAagagacaagaagaagagaatcttaGTCTGATCAATGAAGATTCCGTTTAgtcttttttacttatttatttgaGTTGCGTGGGAGCATGCCTTCAAAGCGTTCGACGAAATGCCCAACATATGTTTTatgctgttttctcttttttactctttttcggtttggtttggtcagctggcattataaaaaaatgtttcaatTGACTTTGGTTTGAAAACTAAATACcatgatatgtatttttaagaAACAACTAAATAAATTCTTAGTACATCAAAGTAGTTGTTGCatccaaaattacaaattttataatcaatacttttttttgtttttttgtttttaagaatcCTTTAATGAACAAGTATGTATATCATGAGGATTGATGTATTATCTTtagaatatttgattttgaaatggTTAAGATGAGCTAAAATTTAGAGAGTTCTATAGTAAAAAAAGTTAGCTAATGGGATCGATCCAGtgtaaaggtttttgggatccCAACTAATTGAAAAGTTCAATTCTGGTCTCCATGGACCTGCTGGTTGCATGTTACTTGAACTTCCTCTTGATCTTTCAGGCGAGTCTCTCTATGACTCTATCCCATAATGCGATGGCACCAACCTCGCTCAGAGTCAGAGAGAggtcacattatatttttaaaacattaaaattaaagaaaaaaacatgagtaGAAGTTGTGATATCATAATACAAGTTGAGATATTTACGTAATATTAAAAAGTGACATAATTTATCAACCAACTTGGTTAaatatgctatatatatatatatattatagtctATATAGTGCTATTATTCATCTTTTGTTAACGTAAAAATTAGAAACATGCGAGGTACATGTACATGGGTGATGGGTTTATATAAAGCCAGTAAGTTGgcaagaagagaacaaaactAGCCAATGAAGGGATATGCCCTACATATAACTATTTGAGGATATCCAAAAATTTAAGGTTGTAAATCCGgtgtttttaaagaaataaaggtTGTAATGAGTGCAACAGCCAACAGACAAGAGATGTCTTGTCTTCGTGAACTTCACGTGCATGGTGCATCCCCTCCCCGTTGCTCTTTCGTGAAGATCGTAATTAAGTTTGATTACTTTCTCAATTATAATGAAGAAAGATGTGATGGATTCGACCTTTCACTTCCCTTacgtttgaaaatatataaatctccCATGTGATTTTCCCCTTTTAATGGAAAATGAGATATACCATGCACTaaagtggattttttttttttttttttttttttttttttNACAACTTTagattgttgaattttatagttCAACAAATTAATTTCAGAATCTGGATTATAACGTCCACAGATATCTAAGACGAAAATTTTATGTTGGGAACTTGGGATTACAAAACGTAAATAATACTTCGTCAAACATGAGATTTCTTAACATAAAAGTTTCTAATTAACATTGAAACAATATCCTATACAATATTTGGtgttaaataattatttctattGGTAAAACTTTAACTCTTCTACACTCCGTGACAATTTAATTGTACTACGACGTAGATTACAGTTACACGATTAGAAAATGGCACTTTTGTTTGGTCCCAACCGATATCTACTTTAATTAGAAGTTTGTGAGGTTCTGCAATTTTGTAAATCTCTTAACTCAGAATTATTCGGTTTTGTCGTCTTATCTGAAAGATTGATAATCTTTGTCaaagttctatttttttttcttctttttattttaatcatatatagttgTGAATTCAATTAATACACGTTTCAAAGCTAGAATcactaaagtttaaaataaaagatggaATCACTAATCTTTcgcataaataaaaaagaagaacagcCAAACCACGATTATGTACCATGATTATCTATGTTTGTTTAGACTAAGTGGTGGTAGTTGCTAGTCAAACCACAaagcaaagagaaataaaagaagaactgaagaaagCAAAACTTGCACGCCAAAATAGTAAGAAACAAGATTTGAAAACTAGCTTGAAATCACACTTctatttgaaagagaaatacGTGCGTCGGATATTCCACAAAACGGTCATGTGTAATGTATGGCAATTTCTTTTAGCCAGAATGCCAAGCATAGTACTCCAAAAATAGGAAAACGCACAATAAGAAAccactaattaataatattcgcggaaagaaagtaaataacacaaaactacgttattttgttgacaaagaaaagCTAACATTACTcaattc is drawn from Camelina sativa cultivar DH55 chromosome 1, Cs, whole genome shotgun sequence and contains these coding sequences:
- the LOC109133516 gene encoding uncharacterized protein LOC109133516, which encodes MALSSLTWGYARIIAGTLVGGALGFYVMHRIEVSYKMKMEEALKQYEKEKLKRQEEENLSLINEDSV
- the LOC104783490 gene encoding F-box/kelch-repeat protein At1g24800-like; the encoded protein is MSKKICDLPPEVVGDKILAKVPITSLAAVRSTSKLWDALSKDWIVGKAVAAAASKQQFLGFMTMDSKVCSVRFHLRRKEEEDAVDLSIKQVALLDQVEVSTVFHCGGLLLCVLKDNSRLLVWNPYLGQTRWIGPNTSFHRLDRYALGYDSNRNHHKILRFVDNCIHSIHYFGFEIYDFGSNSWRVLDVRPDWEVEFYQRGVSLKGNAYFFAHEKIGLDFFDPVPIECSGEMDEEEVEDFLLCFDFTTERFGPRLPIPFHSYIEDTVTLSCVREEQLALLFQRGGDSIETLEIWLTTKIDPSAVSWSKFFNVDMRPLLTGFDAVRFDHSFGSFFIDEEEKLAVVFEVDGFRHTETPWYHTAFIIGDDGFFKSVSLGEAPNVYAGEPGLFGYIPQIFLPPLVCSSSYLPSLVQINHQPRKRKVIDEEI
- the LOC104783495 gene encoding carbon catabolite repressor protein 4 homolog 3-like, giving the protein MRCVNCVGCSSSWSRPSTAYNRVSFGGHLSSGFYRCPLSFRSSCDANKYNLVVSCSSTSGPSDSNPEPSSNRRSYSRRWHNPLPRRRHPDQMPSSRIVRDWIDSDSTTPLSQDSERFTVVSYNILGDRNASHHKDLYTNVSFPYLKWGYRKRLICEELIRLNPDIICLQEVDKYFDLFSMMEKAGYAGSYKRRTGDNIDGCAMFWKADRFRVLERENIEFSQFGMCDNVAQLAVLELRKLKSRKILLGNIHVLYNPNKGDVKLGQIRSLCSKAHLLSKKWGDIPIVLGGDFNSTPQSPLYSFLASSELNIMEHDKKELSGQKSCRPTQVLETGSKSSNTVTFKSSSWTNEEIRVATGQENSYWAVHPLKLNSAYASVKGSANNTRDSVGEPLATSYHSKFLGTVDYLWYSDGLVPARVLDTLPIDVLCKTKCLPCKELGSDHLALVSEFFFDPNG